A genomic region of Chryseobacterium sp. KACC 21268 contains the following coding sequences:
- a CDS encoding LuxR C-terminal-related transcriptional regulator codes for MLFKQSYRTLYLLVFLSLTTSVFGQNPDAELKRDLQDNGQLFSSNADKAFRNIDALLKRVAKQKNHAGELTLLDRKCRYFYIKNQIDKLIVSAEELESKALEYEDVYFQGMSNIYLAESYSINGFSDRAISYLDEAYKILKNDNSGQKRIFLAKTNVLNSYANIYSDMGQPKKAIQKLREIIKSSDELKNKFEEDKFQYVNYSNIAGLYENYNLDSARYFALKSIELKPKGKKDDGIMMMNYYLLGQAYKQNSNIKEAITNYHKALQVSKETGLELNQKIVYQSLIELYKKIGRKDSTIIYDNKLKQLENSMLQSKYNSLQKVIVEDHKKDRISPILIYGSICVVILLLVLIIFFIRKPKNNLSQTPQESYLILKEMAEKNDPAFMFTFDQIFPNFSETLLKINPDLHKSEIEFCALLKLNLSTKEIAKTTFIETKTVQNKKYRIRKKLNIPPNTDIYVWFSGIE; via the coding sequence ATGCTTTTTAAACAATCTTATCGAACCCTATATTTACTGGTTTTTCTATCATTAACTACATCAGTTTTTGGTCAAAATCCAGATGCAGAATTAAAGAGAGACCTGCAGGATAACGGACAATTATTCAGTTCCAATGCTGATAAAGCCTTTAGAAACATTGATGCTTTGTTGAAACGTGTAGCTAAGCAAAAGAATCATGCCGGTGAACTGACACTTTTAGATAGAAAATGCCGATATTTCTACATCAAGAATCAAATTGACAAATTGATTGTATCAGCTGAAGAATTGGAAAGTAAAGCGCTGGAATATGAAGATGTATATTTCCAAGGTATGTCCAATATTTATCTCGCTGAATCTTATTCTATTAATGGATTTAGCGATCGCGCTATCTCTTATTTGGATGAGGCCTATAAAATTCTTAAAAATGATAATAGCGGACAAAAAAGAATATTTCTAGCTAAGACCAATGTCTTAAACAGCTATGCCAATATCTATTCTGATATGGGACAACCCAAAAAGGCGATTCAGAAATTGCGCGAGATCATCAAAAGTTCTGATGAACTGAAAAATAAATTTGAGGAAGATAAGTTTCAGTATGTCAACTATTCCAATATAGCAGGTTTATATGAAAACTACAATTTAGATTCTGCCAGATATTTCGCTCTAAAATCTATAGAACTAAAACCTAAAGGGAAAAAAGATGATGGCATCATGATGATGAACTACTATCTGCTGGGACAAGCTTATAAGCAAAACTCAAATATCAAGGAGGCGATCACGAATTACCATAAAGCTTTACAAGTTAGTAAAGAAACAGGACTTGAACTCAACCAAAAAATAGTATATCAGTCATTGATAGAACTTTATAAAAAAATTGGTAGAAAAGACAGCACAATAATCTATGATAACAAATTAAAACAGTTAGAAAACTCAATGTTGCAAAGCAAGTACAATTCTTTGCAAAAAGTTATCGTTGAAGATCATAAGAAAGATCGTATCTCTCCCATATTAATCTACGGATCAATTTGCGTTGTGATATTATTATTGGTACTCATTATTTTTTTCATTCGCAAGCCTAAAAATAATCTGTCACAGACTCCTCAGGAATCATATTTGATCCTAAAGGAAATGGCAGAAAAGAACGATCCTGCATTCATGTTTACATTTGACCAGATTTTTCCAAATTTTTCTGAAACACTGCTAAAAATCAATCCTGACCTTCACAAATCAGAAATTGAGTTTTGCGCACTTCTCAAGCTGAATCTATCTACCAAAGAAATTGCTAAAACAACCTTCATCGAAACAAAAACAGTTCAAAACAAAAAATATCGCATCAGAAAAAAATTAAACATTCCGCCAAATACAGACATCTATGTCTGGTTTAGTGGCATTGAATGA
- a CDS encoding helix-turn-helix transcriptional regulator, which yields MKLYSIILIVLCFQISKSQSINITELTKKIYNYNNNLQYKKSQDTLINLLENDDLPASEQIEINILLSLTYKRLQDYTSVIYYLTNAKKIALEQNSIRANAKIDAQFAFAYFDIQNYNKADELMQEISTNNYRFLDNDDTSKILMQQGFVKFLKRQYKAAEDFYYKASSLMQKSNHCDLPIVYGKQIQLYFTENNSKKTDYYYKLGVEKARQCHILKYEIYLAEVMMNLYKEKKDVEKTFIFTRKFDSLNRKYKPVENLQQLHIEREIKAKNFEEKDKRFRWQIIIFYTLVVIILITIAFFLVRYALNLKSRNKEHMYNIEEMKQLLIEYEMDKKSSISRKLLLNVKQLSIFEMIKQGKSNKEIANNLHVSENTIKYHIKIIYETLNIKKRSQLKDIH from the coding sequence ATGAAGCTTTATTCAATTATTTTAATAGTATTATGCTTTCAGATTTCTAAATCTCAAAGCATAAACATTACAGAACTAACAAAAAAAATTTATAATTATAACAATAACCTTCAATATAAAAAATCTCAGGATACGCTCATAAATCTGTTGGAAAATGATGACCTTCCAGCAAGTGAGCAGATAGAAATCAATATTTTGCTTTCCCTAACTTATAAAAGGCTGCAGGATTACACATCGGTGATTTACTATCTTACCAATGCCAAAAAAATTGCACTAGAGCAAAATTCAATACGTGCAAACGCTAAAATTGATGCGCAGTTTGCGTTTGCCTATTTTGATATTCAGAATTACAATAAGGCAGATGAGCTGATGCAGGAAATTTCTACAAATAATTATCGATTTCTGGATAATGATGATACATCCAAAATTCTTATGCAGCAGGGGTTTGTAAAATTTCTTAAAAGACAATATAAAGCCGCGGAAGATTTTTATTACAAGGCTTCTTCATTGATGCAGAAAAGTAATCATTGCGATCTTCCTATTGTTTATGGAAAACAGATTCAGCTTTATTTTACTGAAAATAATTCTAAAAAGACAGATTATTACTATAAGCTTGGTGTGGAAAAAGCAAGGCAATGCCATATCCTCAAATATGAAATCTATCTTGCAGAAGTAATGATGAATCTTTACAAGGAAAAGAAAGATGTTGAAAAAACTTTTATATTCACACGTAAATTTGATTCTTTAAATCGAAAATATAAGCCCGTAGAAAATCTTCAACAGTTACATATTGAAAGAGAAATTAAAGCCAAAAATTTTGAAGAGAAAGATAAAAGATTCAGATGGCAGATCATTATTTTTTATACCTTGGTTGTTATAATTTTAATTACCATTGCGTTTTTTCTAGTCAGATATGCTTTAAACCTAAAATCCAGAAATAAGGAGCATATGTATAACATAGAGGAAATGAAGCAACTATTGATAGAATACGAGATGGATAAAAAATCCAGTATATCTAGAAAATTACTTTTGAATGTTAAGCAACTTAGCATATTTGAAATGATAAAACAAGGAAAAAGCAATAAGGAAATTGCAAATAATCTCCACGTTTCAGAGAATACAATCAAATATCATATCAAAATTATCTACGAAACATTAAATATCAAAAAAAGAAGCCAATTAAAAGACATTCATTGA